Proteins encoded together in one Juglans regia cultivar Chandler chromosome 9, Walnut 2.0, whole genome shotgun sequence window:
- the LOC109021498 gene encoding uncharacterized protein LOC109021498: MDRMLDDIRAGTFGDAPEDNTTSPTQPSIPHPSPNSTFDQLLEDALRDGCTKFSKLSFVVKLLHIKTLGGWSIKSFDMLISLLRSAFPDAKLPSSYEEARSLERGLDFKYHKIHACPNDCILFWKEYANLNECPICKASRWMPNTHGSRVIPQKVLRHFPLKPRLQRLFMTERIACDMRWHKEQRVPDETSIRHPADSQSWKTFDQAHCRFARDARNVRLGLASDGFNPFNNLAKPYSIWPVILVPYNLPPWLCMKDQFFMTSLIIPGPKSPGNDIDVYLQPLIDELLELWEHGVPTYDASTKEMFMLHAALLWTINDFPAYGNLSGWSTKEKLACPSCNASTDSNWLKYDRKQCYMGHRRLLPAGHIWRTRKWLFNGKEDYRMPPNWVEGAALLTQLQMLGDVQFGKSCRKRKRIAEQLNWIKKSIFFKLPYWSMLRLRHNLDVMHIEKNISDSILGTLMDIPGKTKDNINSRSDLEYLGFRQELHLKSEGGRVTMPRALYTLHGDERNKFCEWLAGVKFPDGFASNVTHCVSVRDCKIIGLKSHDHHVFLQ; encoded by the coding sequence atggaccGTATGTTAGACGACATCCGGGCAGGCACATTCGGAGATGCTCCTGAAGACAACACTACATCGCCAACTCAGCCATCAATACCACATCCCTCCCCAAACTCAACTTTTGACCAACTATTAGAGGATGCTCTACGTGACGGCTGCACTAAATTCTCAAAGCTCTCATTCGTTGTGAagttgttacatattaaaacgCTCGGTGGGTGGTCAATCAAGTCTTTCGATATGCTCATAAGCCTTCTGCGGTCTGCCTTTCCTGATGCTAAATTGCCTAGTTCATATGAGGAGGCAAGGTCATTGGAGCGAGGGTTGGATTTCAAGTACCACAAAATACACGCATGCCCCAACGACTGCATTTTATTCTGGAAGGAATATGCTAATCTTAATGAGTGCCCTATATGTAAGGCTTCGCGTTGGATGCCAAATACACATGGGTCACGAGTGATCCCACAAAAAGTCCTTcggcattttcctttgaagccaagaTTGCAGCGTCTCTTCATGACAGAAAGGATAGCAtgtgatatgagatggcataaagagcAGCGGGTACCAGATGAGACTAGTATCAGACATCCTGCTGACTCTCAGTCCTGGAAGACGTTTGATCAAGCCCATTGTCGGTTTGCTAGGGATGctcgcaatgttaggctcgGTCTGGCAAGCGACGGCTTCAATCCCTTCAACAACCTAGCAAAAccgtatagcatttggccagttATTCTTGTCCCGTATAACTTGCCGCcatggttatgcatgaaagaccagTTCTTCATGACATCTCTCATTATCCCTGGTCCAAAATCACCAGGGAATGACATTGACGTGTATTTGCAGCCGTTAATTGATGAGTTGCTTGAACTCTGGGAACATGGGGTACCTACATATGATGCTTCCACGAAGGAAATGTTCatgttgcatgctgccttattgTGGACAATTAATGACTTCCCTGCTTATGGAAATCTTTCTGGGTGGTCAACAAAAGAGAAATTGGCATGTCCCTCTTGCAATGCAAGCACAGATTCCAATTGGTTGAAGTATGACAGAAAACAATGTTATATGGGACATCGACGTCTCTTACCGGCAGGTCACATTTGGCGGACGAGAAAATGGTTGTTCAATGGTAAAGAAGATTATCGCATGCCACCAAATTGGGTTGAAGGAGCAGCTCTCTTAACTCAACTACAAATGCTTGGAGATGTCCAATTTGGAAAATCTTGTAGAAAGAGAAAACGCATTGCAGAACAGTTGAACTGGATAAAGAAAAGCATATTCTTCAAACTACCTTATTGGTCAATGTTGCGGCTTCGacataatctagatgttatgcatattgagaagaacatTTCCGATAGCATATTGGGCACTTTAATGGACATTCCTggcaaaacaaaagataatataaattctCGGAGTGATTTGGAGTACTTGGGCTTCAGACAAGAATTGCATCTTAAGTCTGAAGGTGGCCGTGTTACAATGCCACGTGCATTGTACACATTACATGGAgatgaaaggaataaattctGTGAGTGGCTCGCTGGGGTtaaatttccagatgggttTGCCTCCAATGTCACGCATTGTGTATCTGTACGTGATTGCAAAATCATTGGCCTCAAAAGCCATGACCATCATGTTTTCTTGCAATGA
- the LOC108989988 gene encoding MAG2-interacting protein 2-like, whose amino-acid sequence MRINKISIPIVGLYAQNDSDEQISCLCSFVIITSDGSFQHIEIGQEPSASMSSVLTSDNGLTLKRQFYDTVFCFDYCPELSLLVVVGGSTSVSLASGGNSVNLEGRKLP is encoded by the exons ATgagaattaataaaatctctattCCAATTGTTGGCCTGTATGCACAGAATGATTCTGATGAACAGATTTCCTGCTT GTGCAGCTTCGTTATCATTACATCAGATGGTTCCTTTCAGCACATTGAGATCGGCCAGGAGCCAAGTGCCTCTATGTCCTCTGTACTCACCTCAGATAATGGCTTAACCCTAAAGAGGCAGTTCTATGACACTGTTTTCTGTTTTGACTACTGTCCAGAACTTTCTTTGCTAGTTGTTGTTGGTGGTTCTACCAGTGTCTCACTGGCTTCTGGTGGGAATTCTG
- the LOC108989976 gene encoding uncharacterized protein LOC108989976: protein MYKDLIRCCPQHGLPNWLQVQMFYNGLNGQTRTIVDVAASGTLMSKTVEEYVAATSMTIPSNEESQEQVQYINNWNYNYCGNPMPNYYYPGLQNHENLSYRNTKNVLQPQPPPGFDSQSSEKKISLEDAMVSFVQETNVRFKKTDSRLDNIETHCSNMGATIKNLEVQIGQLAKTINSQQRGTFPSNIEMNPNEQYKAITLRSGREIERSPSKETNSTLQLKIMAKAKIKLKKRTIHQERLTNALEQMPNYVKFLKDTISKKRRLKEFGTMKLSEECSTILQKKLPQKLKDPGSFTLPCTIGNSFFDKVLCDLGTSINLMPLSVCRKLGLGELKQTTISLQLANQSIKYPHRIIEDVLVKVDKFIFPADFVVLDMEEDQEVPLILGYGMALIDVQNGELTLRVNKEEVVFNIYQAMRFLEDPSICFLVDVIKKCVEEAFEEDVPTDHLERCITTSSHTYDFNNSTIYEYDLPFVSEEFLHYVFALGALQQVRAARL, encoded by the exons AtgtataaagatttgattcgaTGCTGCCCTCAACACGGATTGCCGAATTGGTTGCAAGTTCAGATGTTCTACAATGGGTTAAATGGGCAAACTCGAACCATAGTTGATGTTGCTGCTAGTGGAACTTTGATGTCAAAGACAGTTGAGG AATATGTTGCAGCTACAAGTATGACAATTCCGAGTAATGAAGAGAGTCAAGAACAAGTACAATACATCAACAATTGGAACTACAACTATTGTGGTAATCCTATGCCAAATTATTACTATCCAGGGCTTCAAAATCATGAGAATTTGTCTTATAGAAATACAAAGAATGTGTTGCAACCTCAACCTCCTCCAGGATTTGATAGTCAATCAAGCGAAAAGAAGATATCACTTGAGGATGCCATGGTTTCCTTTGTTCAGGAGACAAATGTAAGGTTTAAAAAGACTGATTCACGGTTGGACAACATTGAGACTCATTGTAGCAACATGGGAGCCACTATCAAGAATCTTGAAGTGCAAATTGGGCAACTAGCCAAGACCATCAATTCCCAACAAAGAGGAACTTTTCCTAGCAACATAGAAATGAATCCAAATGAGCAATACAAGGCCATCACACTTAGGAGTggaagagaaattgagagaTCACCATCAAAGGAAACCAATTCCACCCTACAGCTGAAAATAATGGCCAAAGCAAAAATAAAGTTGAAGAAGAGGACGATACACCAAGAGAGATTGACAA ATGCTTTGGAACAAATGCCAAACTATGTCAAATTCCTGAAGGATACCATTTCCAAGAAGAGAAGGTTGAAGGAGTTTGGAACAATGAAGCTTTCTGAAGAATGTAGTactattcttcaaaagaaattacctcaaaagttaaaagatccaGGGAGTTTCACTTTGCCTTGCACTATTGGgaattcattttttgataaagttttatgtgatcttgggACTAGCATTAATCTTATGCCACTTTCTGTTTGCAGGAAATTGGGACTTGGAGAGTTAAAACAAACAACCATTTCTTTGCAACTAGCAAATCAATCTATCAAGTATCCACATAGAATCATAGAAGATGTATTGGTAAaggtggataaatttatttttcctgctgATTTTGTGGTGTTAGATATGGAAGAAGACCAAGAAGTCCCACTAATTCTTGGCTACGGAATGGctttaattgatgttcaaaatGGTGAGTTAACATTGAGAGTAAACAAGGAAGAGGTTGTGTTCAACATCTATCAAGCCATGAGATTTCTAGAAGATCCGAGTATTTGCTTTTTGGTAGATGTCATTAAGAAATGTGTAGAAGAAGCATTTGAGGAAGATGTACCAACTGATCATCTCGAACGATGCATCACCACTTCATCTCATACTTATGATTTTAATAACTCTACTATTTATGAATATGATTTACCTTTTGTTAGTGAAGAATTTCTCCACTATGTATTTGCCTTGGGAGCCTTGCAGCAGGTTAGAGCTGCAAGGCTCTGA
- the LOC109021500 gene encoding uncharacterized protein LOC109021500, which produces MELMRSINGPVRSLPSVRGTRPRKFAPYRRSARRPRGVQIGDASSDDETQPPSHPLETPCANPCPETEANREPSPREQPDPVQSNRIGIVDNDIQGADVSSVPVSNQTQTRRGRGPAKCTEFEKLRKHGKVLLKINSGETAPCCENANMFTTRLSWIIKHHCNMSYPRWSDVPQEHKDELIDRVRGDFELDWDLENHQLAVTKQLRKRFNAFHHQLHQIYMSYGSHDEALATGTSLVTP; this is translated from the exons atGGAGTTAATGAGGAGCATTAACGGCCCAGTTAGATCATTGCCCAGTGTACGAGGAACCCGTCCCAGGAAATTTGCACCGTACAGACGTAGTGCACGCAGACCACGTGGAGTCCAAATTGGAGACGCTAGTTCAGATGATGAGACGCAACCTCCAAGCCATCCATTGGAGACTCCTTGTGCGAACCCATGTCCAGAGACCGAGGCAAATAGAGAACCCTCGCCAAGGGAACAACCGGATCCTGTTCAAAGTAATAGGATCGGTATAGTTGACAATGATATACAAG GTGCGGATGTCTCGTCTGTGCCTGTATCCAACCAGACACAGACGAGACGTGGTCGCGGCCCAGCCAAGTGCactgaatttgaaaaattacgtAAGCATGGAAAAGTGTTGTTGAAGATAAATAGTGGAGAAACAGCACCATGTTGCGAGAATGCAAACATGTTTACAACACGTTTAAGCTGGATCATTAAACATCACTGCAACATGAGCTACCCtagatggagtgatgtaccccAAGAGCATAAGGATGAATTAATCGATCGTGTTCGG GGTGATTTTGAATTGGATTGGGACTTAGAGAACCATCAATTGGCTGTGACTAAACAGCTTCGTAAGCGCTTTAATGCCTTCCACCACCAACTGCATcagatatatatgtcatatggcAGCCATGACGAGGCATTGGCGACTGGGACTAGTTTGGTCACCCCCTAG